A DNA window from Ranitomeya imitator isolate aRanImi1 chromosome 2, aRanImi1.pri, whole genome shotgun sequence contains the following coding sequences:
- the CDCA3 gene encoding cell division cycle-associated protein 3 isoform X1 has protein sequence MLRLGSSWLSRCWRTGVRTDSVRSWDACVSVILVCGLSTMGAADSREQQVTPSRPLRNLHLMRVIDPRSPTAGIPRTPIEVVESPQSSHHVVAAEEETVEPSSTSDPRSPTQGIARTPLRPSLHASLNLLAKQLSEVFVSEDSGIEASPEANKEATAESPDDQPASDALPPPAEEEEKEPAEEPVTSPEPPPATLQQQKPRSKSPRAAGTKNVRQRPRKALASPAHGRSPLKVLQEDYSPSMAAQNRQVKILPFQPEQPSSLRTTKISHTSWEMSHNKENALYTQSDS, from the exons ATGTTGCGGTTAGGAAGCAGTTGGCTCAGTCGGTGCTGGAGAACGGGAGTGCGGACAGACTCGGTGCGGAGCTGGGACGCGTGTGT GTCAGTGATTCTGGTTTGTGGCCTTTCCACGATGGGGGCAGCAGATTCCAGAGAGCAGCAGGTGACTCCATCTCGTCCTCTACGAAACCTCCACCTGATGCGTGTGATTGACCCCCGCTCCCCTACGGCTGGGATCCCCAGGACTCCTATTGAG GTTGTGGAGTCTCCGCAGAGTTCTCACCATGTAGTGGCAGCAGAGGAGGAAACGGTGGAACCCTCCAGCACAAGTGACCCCCGCTCCCCCACACAGGGCATTGCACGCACCCCCCTGCGCCCCTCTTTACATG CTTCCTTGAACCTTCTGGCTAAGCAGCTCAGCGAGGTGTTTGTCTCCGAGGATTCTGGGATTGAGGCCAGTCCGGAAGCCAATAAAGAAGCTACGGCTGAGTCCCCAGACGACCAACCAGCGAGTGACGCGCTCCCTCCACCCGCGGAGGAAGAAGAGAAGGAGCCTGCGGAGGAACCTGTGACGTCTCCAGAGCCGCCTCCGGCCACCCTGCAGCAACAGAAACCAAGGAGCAAATCTCCACGTGCCGCAG GTACTAAGAATGTTCGCCAGCGACCCAGGAAAGCGTTGGCCTCCCCTGCCCATGGCCGGTCACCACTGAAAGTCCTGCAGGAAGACTATTCACCCAGCATGGCTGCGCAAAACCGACAG GTGAAAATCCTCCCCTTCCAGCCTGAGCAGCCGTCGTCTCTCAGGACCACGAAGATCTCGCACACCAGCTGGGAAATGTCTCATAATAAGGAGAACGCACTCTACACGCAGAGCGACAGCTGA
- the CDCA3 gene encoding cell division cycle-associated protein 3 isoform X2 yields MGAADSREQQVTPSRPLRNLHLMRVIDPRSPTAGIPRTPIEVVESPQSSHHVVAAEEETVEPSSTSDPRSPTQGIARTPLRPSLHASLNLLAKQLSEVFVSEDSGIEASPEANKEATAESPDDQPASDALPPPAEEEEKEPAEEPVTSPEPPPATLQQQKPRSKSPRAAGTKNVRQRPRKALASPAHGRSPLKVLQEDYSPSMAAQNRQVKILPFQPEQPSSLRTTKISHTSWEMSHNKENALYTQSDS; encoded by the exons ATGGGGGCAGCAGATTCCAGAGAGCAGCAGGTGACTCCATCTCGTCCTCTACGAAACCTCCACCTGATGCGTGTGATTGACCCCCGCTCCCCTACGGCTGGGATCCCCAGGACTCCTATTGAG GTTGTGGAGTCTCCGCAGAGTTCTCACCATGTAGTGGCAGCAGAGGAGGAAACGGTGGAACCCTCCAGCACAAGTGACCCCCGCTCCCCCACACAGGGCATTGCACGCACCCCCCTGCGCCCCTCTTTACATG CTTCCTTGAACCTTCTGGCTAAGCAGCTCAGCGAGGTGTTTGTCTCCGAGGATTCTGGGATTGAGGCCAGTCCGGAAGCCAATAAAGAAGCTACGGCTGAGTCCCCAGACGACCAACCAGCGAGTGACGCGCTCCCTCCACCCGCGGAGGAAGAAGAGAAGGAGCCTGCGGAGGAACCTGTGACGTCTCCAGAGCCGCCTCCGGCCACCCTGCAGCAACAGAAACCAAGGAGCAAATCTCCACGTGCCGCAG GTACTAAGAATGTTCGCCAGCGACCCAGGAAAGCGTTGGCCTCCCCTGCCCATGGCCGGTCACCACTGAAAGTCCTGCAGGAAGACTATTCACCCAGCATGGCTGCGCAAAACCGACAG GTGAAAATCCTCCCCTTCCAGCCTGAGCAGCCGTCGTCTCTCAGGACCACGAAGATCTCGCACACCAGCTGGGAAATGTCTCATAATAAGGAGAACGCACTCTACACGCAGAGCGACAGCTGA